The Halogranum gelatinilyticum genome includes a window with the following:
- the hmgA gene encoding hydroxymethylglutaryl-CoA reductase (NADPH): protein MSDPADLAAKVESGELRFHELEEHADADTAAAARRLLVEEQSGADLDAVGDYGFPAEVADSAIENMIGAAQIPMGVVGPVSIDGAAVSGDTYLPLATTEGALLASVNRGCSVIDGAGGATARVTKSGMTRAPVFRVADVAEAEALVSWVRDNEQVLKEAAEETTSHGELLDVTPYVVGDNVFLRFRYDTKDAMGMNMATIATRAAADVVEEETTASLVALSGNLCTDKKPAAINAVEGRGRSVTADVLIPRAVVEEKLHTTPEAIAEINTRKNLVGSAKAGSLGFNAHVANVVAAMFLATGQDAAQVVEGSNAITTAEVKEGDLYFSVSLASLEVGTVGGGTKLPTQAEGLDVLGVRGSGDPAGANADALAEAIAVGALGGELSLLAALGSRHLSSAHESLGR, encoded by the coding sequence ATGAGCGACCCGGCAGATCTCGCAGCGAAGGTCGAGAGCGGCGAGCTTCGCTTCCACGAACTCGAAGAACACGCCGACGCGGACACGGCGGCGGCGGCCCGACGCCTCCTCGTCGAGGAGCAATCGGGTGCCGACCTCGACGCCGTCGGCGACTACGGCTTCCCGGCGGAGGTGGCCGACTCGGCCATCGAGAACATGATCGGCGCGGCCCAGATTCCGATGGGCGTCGTCGGCCCGGTCAGTATCGACGGCGCGGCGGTCTCGGGCGACACCTACCTCCCGCTGGCGACGACCGAGGGCGCGCTGCTCGCCTCCGTCAACCGCGGCTGTTCGGTCATCGACGGCGCGGGCGGCGCGACCGCCCGCGTCACGAAGTCCGGTATGACCCGCGCGCCCGTCTTCCGCGTCGCTGACGTCGCCGAGGCCGAGGCCCTCGTGTCGTGGGTCCGCGACAACGAGCAGGTACTGAAGGAGGCTGCCGAGGAGACGACGAGCCACGGCGAACTGCTCGACGTGACCCCGTACGTCGTCGGCGACAACGTCTTTCTTCGGTTCCGCTACGACACCAAAGACGCGATGGGGATGAACATGGCCACCATCGCCACCCGCGCCGCCGCGGACGTCGTCGAGGAAGAGACCACGGCCAGCCTCGTCGCGCTCTCGGGCAACCTCTGTACGGACAAGAAGCCCGCCGCCATCAACGCCGTCGAGGGCCGCGGCCGGAGCGTCACGGCCGACGTCCTGATTCCCCGTGCAGTCGTCGAGGAGAAACTCCACACGACACCGGAGGCCATCGCGGAGATCAACACCCGGAAGAACCTCGTCGGCAGCGCGAAAGCGGGGAGTCTCGGCTTCAACGCCCACGTCGCCAACGTCGTCGCCGCGATGTTCCTCGCGACGGGCCAGGACGCCGCGCAGGTCGTCGAAGGCTCCAACGCCATCACGACGGCGGAGGTCAAGGAGGGCGACCTCTACTTCTCCGTCTCTCTGGCTAGTCTCGAAGTCGGCACCGTCGGCGGCGGGACGAAGCTCCCGACGCAGGCCGAGGGGCTGGACGTCCTCGGCGTCCGCGGCAGCGGCGACCCCGCCGGGGCGAACGCGGACGCG
- a CDS encoding DUF7282 domain-containing protein, producing MLPDGSRDGFVAGLLVLMTVLGSAAAATPVAAAGATATIDATPSGPNNSESTHTVVVELGADAGSTGQQLNDVVVDYSVDQPTAGVSNVGADTIERVGVDRGGDNMGTRIDENATISSVTGMKNGAAVQVSLAGNLTLEEGDEVVLVLTPVQNPQNAGSATVTTTINSQSAADTANATVSYEAHDAMASVTNQTTSGETVTVDSVNLSEGGFVAVQTQSGANPGSVVGTSGYLEAGQHSDVTVELDESLEENQSVVVQSYMDTDGDLRYNYVDSGGEEDGLYLNADGNPIGSDTAYLTIGSTQSTDTTTATPTDTTTTASDMDDSDSSDDSDSSSDSDSSDSSDSSDSTTEMSEDAEDGGSSDGSDGSDGETTETTSPGFGVVVTALAVLAAAAFATRRTN from the coding sequence ATGTTGCCAGATGGCAGCAGAGACGGATTCGTTGCTGGATTACTCGTACTGATGACGGTGCTCGGTAGTGCTGCCGCCGCGACCCCCGTGGCGGCCGCAGGGGCGACTGCGACTATCGACGCCACACCGTCCGGTCCGAACAACTCCGAGTCGACCCACACCGTCGTGGTCGAACTGGGAGCAGACGCAGGGAGCACCGGGCAGCAGCTGAACGACGTCGTCGTCGACTACAGCGTCGACCAGCCCACCGCGGGCGTCAGTAACGTCGGTGCCGACACCATCGAACGCGTCGGCGTCGACCGCGGTGGCGACAACATGGGGACGCGTATCGACGAGAACGCGACCATCTCGAGCGTCACCGGCATGAAGAACGGTGCCGCCGTGCAGGTGTCGCTCGCTGGCAACCTCACGCTCGAAGAAGGTGACGAGGTCGTGCTCGTCCTGACCCCGGTCCAGAACCCGCAGAACGCGGGGAGCGCGACGGTCACCACGACCATCAACAGCCAGAGCGCGGCCGACACGGCCAACGCGACGGTGAGCTACGAGGCGCACGACGCCATGGCGTCTGTCACCAACCAGACGACGAGCGGTGAGACGGTGACGGTCGACTCCGTCAACCTCTCGGAGGGCGGCTTCGTCGCCGTCCAGACGCAGTCGGGTGCGAACCCCGGTAGCGTCGTCGGCACGTCGGGCTATCTCGAAGCCGGTCAGCACTCGGACGTGACGGTCGAACTCGACGAGTCCCTGGAGGAGAATCAGTCGGTCGTCGTCCAGTCCTACATGGACACCGACGGTGACCTCCGCTACAACTACGTCGACAGTGGTGGGGAGGAGGACGGTCTCTACCTGAACGCCGACGGCAACCCCATCGGCTCGGACACGGCCTACCTGACCATCGGCTCGACGCAGTCGACGGATACGACGACTGCGACGCCGACGGACACCACGACCACGGCCAGCGACATGGATGATTCCGACAGCTCGGACGACTCGGACAGTTCGAGCGACTCGGATAGTTCGGATAGCTCCGACAGCTCGGACTCGACGACCGAGATGTCCGAGGACGCCGAGGACGGCGGTAGCTCGGACGGTTCGGACGGCTCCGACGGTGAGACGACGGAGACCACCTCGCCCGGCTTCGGTGTCGTCGTCACTGCCCTGGCAGTCCTCGCGGCCGCAGCCTTCGCTACGCGACGGACCAACTGA